From Malus sylvestris chromosome 1, drMalSylv7.2, whole genome shotgun sequence:
gtgtcgacaactaacgcgtgattgaacagtaaaatttcacgtgctttctccttcaccgaaaatcttcgacaaattgcccgtgatttgcgcaaagttgagtgtgcatatgacaggtgatgacgaggctgaaaagactggcgcctcttcgatatctgggattggcgctttaacaaattgcccgtgatttccgcaaagctgagtttgcgtgtgacgggtgttgacgcgtctggaaaagcaagatgcttctccgatttctgagcttgcctcttcgatttttgaatggcctcttcgaattctgagctcgcctcttcgatctctgaaatcccgtcgagtgctgattttttatagaggcatgcagtttgtttcaaagcacacttgaattttcgcttgtgaaaactcccctcttgcacttctaagatcttgatttgtctgatctcttcttccttcaacactttgaaaatgtctggaccctccgaccgtcgttttgacttgaatcttggtgaagaggcagtcccgccttctccagacaacatatggcgcccatccttcatatcccctactggtcctcttaccgttggggattcggtggtgaagaatgatatgaccgctgcggtggtggcccgaaaccttgtcactcccagagataacagactactttccaaacggtctgatgagttggctgttaaggattctctggctctcagtgtgcagtgtgcaggttctgtgtctaatatggcccaacgcctatttgctcgaacccgtcaagttgaatcattggcggctgaagtgatgagtctcaaacaggagattagagggctcaagcaggagaataaacagttgcataagctcgcacatagctatgcgacaaacatgaagaggaagattgaccagatgcaggaatctgatggtcagattttacttgatcatcagaggtttgtgggtttgttccagcagcatttaccttcgtcttctggggctgtaccgactgctgaggcttcaaacagtcaacctccggcgcctTCTCTTCCTGGAGCACTGCCGAGttgtgaggcgccacctgatcgtccttgaatatcccctcttgtaaatttgatttgatttgattttttttttttttttttttttttttttttttttttttaggtatgtataatgcaaatttatgtaaaatttccagaaaaataaataaaatggacttttatttctcttaatgttttttttttttatttttttattttttttattttttaatttttttattttttattttcctttcttttcctctgttttatttttttgcacatggtgcctgagcaccaaatatcaaacaattcttttctttaatcatggtgccagacgcacctctccttttttcacgtggtgccatcaccactttgctccaccatcctttttttttttttttttttttttttttttttttaatatattttttctgtataaatttgggtagtgggtagaggaatttgcagggagcggagctcgagtttgaggaagagcttctcgaccggctagtcgtttgacagcggtctttgaagttgttggcagctgcgaggcaagagacggtggaggtggaggtgaccAGGGCAGCTGTGACGGACAGAGACGCCATGGCAGGACCTCGAGGAGTTTTAAGATACTGGTGCAGGTACTGGTGAGGATGTGCAGGTTCCTTGGATGGTGCAAATTATTAGATGGAGGCCAAGCGCTGCGGTGGAAGGAGTCGATGCCGAGAGCGCAGCCCAACTTGCTCCGGGTGTGCGCACCATATACAGCAGGTGGGGTTTGGTGGAGATTCAGACGACGCGGCGACAGAGTTGGCACCACCTTCCAGCATCTCGAATGTGGAGCTCTAATGGTGAAGAGGGGTTGGGCTGGATGTCGCAGAGACAGCGGAGATTGATCCTTGGAGAGCCTGAGCTTCTTCCTGCACGTCTCGCCATTCTTTTCGTCGCTGATGCCACGAGAGCCGTCTCTCTCGAGGTCGAGATCCTTGCCGTTGGCGTCTCTCTCGCTCCGCCTGCTGCTACTCTCGACACGGTGCTGTTGGGGAAGGATGATCAGCTAGGAAGAAGAAGCTGGGTTGCTGCTTCCATTGCTGGGCAGCCGAGGAAGAGAAGTGGAGAGCTTGGAGTTTGACGCAGCCGTGGAGGAAGAAGACGGAGGAGTGGAGTTCGTGGCGTATGCAGGAAGTCTCGGCCTTGAAGTGGATGAGGGTACGACGACAGCAGATCCACCATTTTCTCTGAAAGCTTTACGGAGCTCTGACAGAGAGAAGATCCTCAGCAAATCCCTGTCGTCATTAGACCATTTCAGCCCATATACCTCAGACTTGTGGCCAACAGGCTTGCTGATGTAATTGTCTGGGACTCGAGGATCATGTTGAAGTATGTTCCGGTCTCGGCTTTCTGAAGCTAATATGCGCGAGTTCCACGCCAAAATTCCAGTCCTTGTTTGGTGCCTACCCATCGTTCGAACCCTCTTGCACTGCATCCCATCCCGAACCTGGACTCGACCAAGACTTGTGCCAATTGACAAGTCTGACCCCTCCCGTGTCCGTTGGATAGAGCACACACCGTCATTAGGCCTCAAGTCACACAATTTTGTCACCTTGCTTGTTTGATGTACTCCAAAGATAAACACTGGTGCCGAGTCAAACTGCCAGAGCATTTTGGGAAGACCATTCCACAAGGTTCAAGTAAAAGTCATCTTGTAGTGATGGAGCATCCAGAACCTTATGGGGTGTCTTGGGGACCTTGCGAGGAGGCTTGAGAGGACGATGATGATGAGCATGGATGGTCGGGGAACGGCAAAGACAGGATAAAATCTTCAATCCGACCTCGCCCTTGATCTGAGAAAACACTCTCCGTTTCTCCAGTATCAGCTTTGGAATGCGCCCAGTAGTAAAGGCTTGACCCTGCCAGTGACAACAGCGTAAGAACAGTGCCGGCGGCAAACATGCCCTTGCGCAGAGTAGCACAGGACAAGTCATCTACTTTGAAGATTCCCCGGTACTTGGTGTGGTATGCATTCTTTGCCGACCCAGCCAACAAGCACGCCTCCGCTCCCAAAAAGGTTGTccaggagaagacgaagaagaagacggTCCAAGTGGTGGAGGAGCCAGTGACTAGACCTTTGCCGCAGCAGAGACACCTGGTGACGACGTTAAGCACCGTCTGGCTGACGGCAAGCAGCCCAAACGCCGCTAGTCCGTACACCGTGGAGGCATCCGTGCCGTACACGCAGTAGGTACGCTCGTCGTACTCATCGGGCACTATCTTTGCCGTGCTACGGCGTCGTTCGGTGCCGACGGCGAAGATGAAGGCGATGAGATGGAGGGAGGTAACGATGGCGACTATGGGTATCGAGACTGCCATTGTTGTCTCTCGCTTTCTCAGTGGGGAGTGTGTGGGAAGGACTGGTTGGAGCAGTGCCTGGTGCGGATCTGTTCCAACGAGCCCGCGCTCCAATGGACGACAGATCGGAGTATGGAATCGATCCGCCGCTCAAGGTCGAAGGCGGAGTTGAGGCAGGGATCCTTGCACACCTGCAGCCACGGCTTGCAGACCAGCATCAGCGCACTCCATCGGTGCTCCAGGGTGAGATTCTCAGGTCGTCAGCGTCGGTCCGAAAGGAGAGCTCTAGTGATCAGGCTGAAGACATGGGGAAAGGAGCCAAGTGGGTCAGATTTTGTAGCCGGGCTCACGGTTTGGGTCTGAGGAGAGATGGAGATGGGCCAAATTTTGTAGCTGGGCTcagatatgtatatatatatatatatatatatatttttttttaatttttttttttaataattttttttttaaagaaattgtaatttaattttgtaccaAGAAAATTGCAagtaaatttgtaataaaattgaccttcATTAATGAGACTTTAATCaaacccccttttttttttttttttttttaataagattgactttctttaataaaacatttatttatattttgatgtgactgaactcgaaaaattgaacattcgagctgcctacgtacccctccaaagaagagatcaagtcataacgtagttcaaatacatacatattttattttattttttggtattttcttttttgtgctgtttgcagtttcaactcgtgcagacaaggagcatttggtgccgtgttgcagtttcagctcgtgcaggcaaggagctttgggttgtcgcattttatgctcgtgcagaccaggagcgttggtgttgccttttatgctcgtgcagaccaggagcattGTGCCATGCAATTTAGGCTCGTGTAGGCGAGGAGCTTTGGTTCATGCagttttaggctcgtgcgaacaaggagcattgtgtcctacagtttaggctcgtgcggacaaggagctttggttcgtgcagtttaggctcgtgcgaacaaggagcattggttcgtgcagtttaggctcgtgcgaacaaggagctttgtgccatgcagtttagactcgtgcgggcaAGGAGaattgtgccatgcagtttaggctcgtgcaggcgaggagcatttatgaattttgtcaagcaatccgggagaggcgttcctcacaattttcatagcaaggagctttgaccgcgtgattgaagaagtcttcgggcaagaagtcgcgcatcgtgatggggacggacgatctttgtgtcgaagtttcatcatcttcaacacgttcacgttgctttgaaggttgacaagagctgttttgccccctttccgattggcggacttgtggaggagacgtatgcttcttgtgcaatttcttaggagtgacttgagtccatccttcaactttgcttgtcttggaggatgcccccagcggttgaggtgaaaactttgagtcggaagagccagaagtgaaggtggtatagtttgacttcgccacttcgtcaagatctagctcgatgattcctttctgagccagcttcatgatgagatctttcagcacgaaacacttttctgtcggatgactgatgaagcggtggaatttacagtatcttggactgtcagtacgattcatctcttccggccgtctgcactcaggcaaactgatcaccttcttgtccaacaggtcatctagcatggcaaccacatcagagtcggggaatggataagtcttctcctcaagctccttcaaagtgcgtctacgcgtctcttgatcacgaaaagcttcggtttgaatcgccttgcctcgtgtggatattttgacgggagatgtgttgaccgtcatcgcttccttggtgggtttccatgcagccttttccacctttgtcccaagaactttgtcgttcttgtagtcggcgatcggttctttcttcccatgatgagcgatgctcaactccatgtcatgagcgcgagtggccaattcctcgaaggtccgtggtttaatgccttgaaggatgtattgcaaaccccattgcatgccttggatgcacatctcgattgaagaggtttccgagagcctgtctttacagtcgaggcttagagtgcgccatctgttgatgtagtcaatgactggctcgtccttccactgctttgtgctcgttagttctagcatgctcacagtgcggcgggtactatagaagcggttgaggaattcccgctctaactgctcccagctgttgatggactcaggctctaggtctgtgtaccactcaaaggcgtttcctttcagcgagcgcacaaactgcttggcgaggtaatccccttcggttcctgcgttgttgcaagtttcaacgaagtgggcaacgtgctgtttcgggtttccctttccatcaaattgcatgaactttggtggttgatatccCCTCGGCATttttagggcatcaatcttcttggaatagggcttcgagtagaacaaggaggtatgtgagctcccttcgtactgtgccttgatggtgttggtgatcatctcctgcagctgctggatagaaagagatcccatgagtgccgctgcttggtctggctccggcttcccatcgattttcttcaccgggggttcttcgtctccgccagctcctccctttagtggatcatcttctgggtcgggtttatcgccgtcctgcgcctccagtcggttgactagtgctgcaatttgcaagtctttttcttccacagttcgggttagccttgcgattgcttcattcatttgagccagctgctcatcgattgaagttgctccaatggtcatgacttgcatggctgaactgtcgcttgaatcggcatcggagagcatggattcggagtgtttccttgggctttccccccttggtgcccttagtgaggctaaggtgatcaaaggctcgtgccttgggtgcttttgttcccttggcagagttgatgcagaggtgaaagaggcggcagaagtagctcttgccatgcttcgagtcgtgatgcccaaagtgacaccagttgcgacgaggacgcttttgttctttgcaccggttgcgggaacagtttgagccttccttgatgccattaattttggaagtgtgcttgaatttcttgaacggagaaagagatgagaggcagagatcgtcccactgggcgtgccaatttgtgaacaaggaaaattcctgaaacgaaagagacaagaacaaacgcgcacaaacaaatatttgtatttagatgattttgggttacaatctctctctattttgatcctctgattcgatctccgtaaggtgttgatttgtggatgtttcgttgatccaatgggcgtcgaggcttgatcttggatgaacagttggacgtttcttcaaagggccgtgggcttgatctttgaaggtggatttgagcggatcttcaaggagccgttggggcttgatcttgaggatgagtgtttcttcaagggccgttaaggcttgatcttgaataacggtgatgagcggatcttcaagggcttttgggcttgatcttgaagaacggttggatgtgtggatttgtcgacgttgttgatccaaagggccgttggggcttgatcttggatgaacggatgatgaacgatggtgctttcttcaagggccgtggggcttgatcttgaattggtggatggttgatccaagggccgtcggggcttgatcttggaagaacaatgaacgaagaacgaagaacactttcttcaagggccgtcggggcttgatcttgaattggtggatgattgttgatccaaagggccgttggggcttgatcttaggatgaatgatgaacgaagaacgctttcttgattcttcgggaacctggatgcttgagagcttcggagtttcagagcttcagagcttcaagagttttgcctaatgattttggttcctctCGTTCccctaaaatgaatgaaatgggcttgtatttatagaattttccaaggcctaattttgaatataatatcccagatgaaataagtcgtttctgccaagtgttgacacgtgtcctgtttgatgacttttccaactcatttcaatttttcgtcgagtcacacactacgtgtaaaatttatgtaatacatgagcgttgaaactttgatttatcgatcaacatttatttaccgaaatttcgatgtctacaatagGGTTGTAGGgttttttaatttgaagaacATAGATAGCTTAATTAGCGTACTAATGGTTCTCTCTCGAAAGTCTTGACTCCTAAATAGATAGAAAATGTTATCTGCTGCTACTCACTCTTTTATAAATATATTGCATTGTTAATTATTCCAATTAGCAAGCTCTATTTATATCCAATAGTCATATCATTTCTATATGTAATGTGGATGTTTAAAGAGACCGAGAATCACTTTATATGGTCCCTTTTCTCATTACTACCTATGAAACCATTAAGTAATTATGGTGGAAACTGTTTGAAATTATGTTGCTTAGTACATACACACAcagcgcgcgcgcacacacacacacacacccaaaatCAACATATACATGGACAGACACACAGACAGAGTACATACACACACCCAaaatcaacatatatatatatatggacacacacacaaacagagtacatacacacacatccaCACATACATAGCACATACATACAAACGTACGCATACACGCATAGGCTATGATTTTGCCTCCAACTACTCCTTTATGCTAGTTTCTTCTTATAAGTTAAAATTGCTGGGTCTATATCCTATCTGAATTGATTAGTTTGTGTATAGTAtatcaattttaagttttgtttttgctaaACTTGAATTGTgtttagaattagggtttttaaatttcgttttaaatttaagttgaaaTTATTAGCATGCGTATGGTAAGTTAAATCTTTGTGTACGAAActaattgatttccaattttgTAGATGTCACACCTCATTAGAACCCGGAGGGCGATGACTTCTACACCTAGTCCGACGGCTTCACCTAGAGATGGACCATAGGCCAATCAATCTGGTTAACCTAGTTGGTCCTCCAATCCCATAGATGTAAGCATCGTCAACTTCTTCGGTGGTGTTACCTATTAGCGCCCGATGTACTCACCGGTAGCCCCGCACTACAAACCAGATGTCGCCATCGGGATCCACAACCGATGCCTCAAGTACACGACCAAGTATGTGAAATCTcattcctggatttcactgttataatctacatattcgtattattgagattttatattatttttcgagaatttatcttaatttatttgaatttcgaTTTGTTttattaaactagttacgaaaagtgaagtttggaaattatttatttaaaactcataGGCATTTCGAGGTCACAATTCATATCTTTGGATAGAGCTCAATCTCacgaacgcgtaggcgcaaA
This genomic window contains:
- the LOC126631386 gene encoding uncharacterized protein LOC126631386; amino-acid sequence: MAVSIPIVAIVTSLHLIAFIFAVGTERRRSTAKIVPDEYDERTYCVYGTDASTVYGLAAFGLLAVSQTVLNVVTRCLCCGKGLVTGSSTTWTVFFFVFSWTTFLGAEACLLAGSAKNAYHTKYRGIFKVDDLSCATLRKGMFAAGTVLTLLSLAGSSLYYWAHSKADTGETESVFSDQGRGRIEDFILSLPFPDHPCSSSSSSQASSQGPQDTP